The sequence GTCTGGGCTATTGCAGCAATTGCCCGCTGAGCATCGAGCGTGCACCGGCCCGCCGCGCCCAGACGCGTCGGGTCGATCAGCGTGCCAACTCGCGCGCGGCGCTGATCGGTAGCGACCTGTCCTGATAGATAGCGTCCTGAGTGGCAGCTGAGGGGCAGCGTCCTGTGTTGTTCGGTGCCCTCTGGTAAGATGGCGCCCCCTGTCATTGTTCGGTATGTCGTCATGTCCTCGTCTTCGCGCCGCCCACGCGGTGCCTCCTTCGCCAAGTCCGGCGCATCCTCCCGACACGACTCGGCTGACAGACGTCAGCAGGGCACCGCGGCTGGCCGTCGAGATCCTGCGGCCCGCGAGAAGTCCAGCGCGGCCAAGGCGCCTTCCAACAAGTCGCCTTCCATCAAGGTGATCCCGGCTCGCAAGGGTCAGCTGCATCCCCGCAACCCGCATCGTGGGCGCTATGACATGGCTGCGCTGGTCAAGGCGAGCCCGGCACTGGCGGCCTTCGTGATCAAGACACCCGCTGGCAGCGAGTCCATTGACTTCGCTGATCCCGTGGCGGTCAAGGCGCTCAATCGGGCACTGTTGAGTCGCCATTACGGCATCGCCCACTGGGACATTCCTGCCGGCTATCTTTGTCCGCCCATCCCCGGGCGCGCCGATTATCTGCATTACCTGGCGGACCTGATCAGTGAAGCGAATGGCGGTCAGCTGCCGGCGGGTGAGCACGTGCGCGCGCTGGATATCGGCACTGGCGCCAACCTCATCTACCCCCTGCTGGGCAATCGCAGCTTTGGCTGGCAGATGGTCGGCAGTGATATCAGCGTGCAGGCGATCGACTCGGCTCGCGCGATCGTGAGCGCCAATCTGCGCCTCAAGGGCCAGATCGAGGTGCGTCTGCAGACTGATCGCACGCGCCACTTCGCTGGTATCTGGGGCGCGGATGAGCGCTTCGATCTGGTGCTGTGCAACCCGCCGTTCCATGCCAGCGAAGCCGATATGGCGCGGGAATCGCAGCGCAAATGGCGCGGGCTCGACAAGTCGCGCCAGCAGCGCGGCAATGGCCCACGCAAGAGTGGGTCACGTAACGCGCCTGCGCTGAATTTCGCGGGTCAGGCGGCCGAGCTATGGTGTCCGGGCGGGGAAGAAGTCTTCGTCACCCGCATGATCCAGGAGAGCCGCAACGTCGCCTCGCAGTGCCTGTGGTTCACCTCGCTGGTCGCGCATTCGGCGAGCCTGACCGGTATCAGGAAAGCCCTCAAGCGCAGTGGCGCCAGCGAGGTCCGAGTGATCGAGATGTCCCAGGGGCAGAAGGTCAGCCGCTTCGTGGCCTGGTCGTATCTCACGCCCGACCAGCGTCGGCAGTGGGGGCGGGATCACTGGCAAGGGAAGTGAAGCGTCTGTCATAGCCGTATCAAGAGAGTCTTCGACTCAATGATGTCTTTGCATTGAAGCCCCCGTCGCCCAGCGCGACGGGGGCTTCTTGCATTGGCGGTTGTCATCCGCGCTTCACTTAAGCCTGCCTTAATAGTTTGCGGGCAAACTTTCTGCCAGAAACGCGCAGCCTGCCGGTTCCGATCGCTCCAGGATCTGTCATCTATCCGGCTTGCTCGACGCCCAGTCATTGCTCAGGAGTTATTCCATGAAGTCCGCGATCACCATGACATCGCCTGGTCCAGACCACCCCTTGGCGCAGGGCGAGGAGCCCTTGTGCGGAGGAGTTTCGGTGTTGATACCGGCTCGTGATGAGCGTGACAACTTGCCGAGCCTTATTGCCGAGGTGCATGAGGCGCTTGCGGGGCAGCGCTACGAGATCATCGTGGTGGATGATGGTTCCAGTGATGGCAGTTGGAGTTGGCTCAAGCAGGCTGCGCAGGAAGATTCACGATTGCGTCCCTATCACCATGGCACCAGTTTCGGACAGAGTACTTCGCTGTGGCAGGCTGCCCGGCTGGCGCGCGGTCGATGGTTGGCGACCCTGGATGGCGATGGCCAGAATGATCCAGCGGACTTGCCGGACATGTTGTCACTGGCAACGCTCGAAAAGCTCGACCTGGTAGCTGGTCATCGCACGCAACGCCGCGATGATGCCGTCAAGCGTGTGTCATCACGCTTGGCCAATGCCATCCGACAAGCGCTGCTGCACGATGACACGCCAGATACCGGCTGCGGAATCAAGGTCATGCGTCGTGATGTCTTCCTTCGGCTGCCGTATTTCGACCACATGCACCGTTTTCTTCCGGCGCTGGTTCGCGCCCAGGGTGGCAAGGTGCAGTCATTGGCAGTCCGGCACCGCGAACGAGTGGCAGGAGTATCCAAATACGGCTTCTTCGATCGGCTCTGGGTCGGTATTGCCGATATTGTCGGAGTGATGTGGCTTGTGCGTCGCTCGCGTCTACCGTCACCGCTCGAGAATATCTTTGGCCATGCTGCCAGTGAGGCCATCGACCATGGTTCGCTGCCGTTGGTGGGGACGCACGTGTCGACGCCCTCTGCATCCGCGCCAACAAGCCTGTTTGACTCCCCCTCTAGATATCAGGCTGACGGTCACGATGCAGCAGCAGGTGACAGCAACCCGGACCAGGCCGACGTGGCGCGGGGTGCCTGCTGATGGATGTCAGTCCGTGGTGGGTCGCTGTCGGTTTTGGAGGCCAGGCGCTGTTCTCGGCGCGTTTCATCATTCAGTGGCTGGCCAGTGAGAAGGCACGTCGTTCCATCGTTCCTCGTGCCTTCTGGTGGTTCTCGCTTGCCGGTGGCATGACGCTGCTTGCGTATGCCATCCATCGCGAGGACCCGGTATTCATTGCCGGTCAGGGGGCAGGGCTTTTCATCTATCTGCGTAATCTGAGCTTGATCAAGCGGGATCGCCGGTCACTCACGTCGCCTAGCAGCGAAGCGTCGTCCCAGGCACCGCAGGAGTCCACTGTCGTCGAACACGCTTGTGGCAAGACGGAAGAATGCGCATTGGGCACTGACGACTCCCTGAAGGCCAGGCTCGCGTCGCTGGAGATAGAAAACGCCCGACTCAAGACTGAAGTGGCACACCTCCATGCCAATTCCGTTCGGCACCAAGGGACAGGCGCATGAAGGCAATGACGCCAGCTGGCGGTGTGTACCGAAGACTTTCCCGCCATCCCTGGTGGGTCCTGGGGGCGTTGTATCTATCTGTCTCTGCCATCGGGCTTGGCATGCGTATGCCGTGGCCTGCCGATGAGCCACGCTTCGCGCTCAATGGTCTCGAGATGTGGATCACGGGGGACTGGTGGTTGCCACACCGCGCGGGAGAGCTTTATCCCGACAAGCCGCCGATCTTCATGTGGCTCAGTTCCTTGTCCACTGGCTTGGTGGGGGATATCCGCATCGGCTTTGCCCTGCCATCGCTGGTGGCCGGGGCCGCGACTCTGGGGCTGAGCGTGGACCTGATTCGCCGCCTGCATGGCCGGCACACAGCCTTCATTGCCGGGCTGTGGTTGCTCGCGTCAGTGCAGTTCATCTTGCAGGCTCGTACGGCTCAGATCGACATGCTGGTTACTGCTTTCATCCTGCTGGGTAGCTGGGGATTGTTGCGGCATGCATTGCTCAATGATGGCGTGCGCTATTTCTATCTCGGCTGCTTTGCGATGGGGCTTGGCATCCTCACCAAGGGGGTCGGGTTCCTGCCGTTGCTGATGTTGCCTTTCTGGCTGATGGCTGCGCGTCACGCATCGACTTGGCGCAGCAGTGGTCGTCGCGCAGGGCAGCTGACATCACGCGAGCTGTTGATCGGACTCTGCTGGATGCTGGCGGCTCCGCTGCTCTGGGTAGGGCCGATGCTGGTGATGTCCTTCGTGTCCGGCGATTCGGAGCTTGCCGCCTATCGCGACAACATCCTGCTCAAGCAGACCGCTGAGCGATATACCGACAGCTGGCATCATCTGAAGCCTTGGCATTACTTCCTGACCAGTGTGATTCCCTGGGCATGGATGCCGCTGCTGCTGACGCTACCCTCGTGGCCGAAGGCACTCGCTCGCAGCTTCTCGCGCCGCGATCTACGAGTCTGGCTGCCCCTGGTGGGTGCGGCATTGATGGTGGTCTTCTTCTCATTGTCTCCAGGCAAGCGGGGAGTCTATATCCTGCCGGCGCTGCCGCTGTTGGTGATCGGCCTGGCACCCATGTTGCCGGGGTTCTCACGTAAGCCTCATGTCTCCTGGCTGGGGTTTGCACTTTGCGCCGGACTGGCAGGCATCTTCCTGATCGCGGCACTGCTCGGTGTCTTCGGGTACCCGGCATTGGTGACGCTTGCCGAAAAGGAGGGGGTTGTGCCGTGGGGGTGGTGGGGGCTGCTGGGTGGCAGTGGTATCGCGCTCTGTGCCTGGCTGAAACCACGGAACGGCTTGTTGGCCTTGGGGATTTGGCTCGTGGTGTTCTGGATTCTGTGGGGCACCTGGGGGGCACGATTGATGGACCCGGTTCGCAATCCTGCCCTACTGATGGCGCAGGTTGCCGAGAAGAGCGATTACCAGGCATTGGCTATTCCCGACTTTCGTGAGCAATACATCCTGCAGGCGCGCCAGCCATTGTGGCACTTCGGTTACAAGACGCCGGAGGAAGACCAATTCTCGCGTCTCTATGCATGGCTGAAGGAGGCCCCGCAGAACCGCTGGGTCTTGTTGACACCCCGCAAGCTCAAGCGGCATGCCTGTCTGGATGGTGCACAGGCCATCACATTGAATGAGCCGGATGAGCAATGGGTACTGCTACCTGGTAGCGCGGCCGTGAAATGTCAGGGCAATCCCGATGCTGCGCCGATGTATCTGGCGCCGACCTCGGTCTCGAATGAAGCGGCACAGCTGATCGGACTTCCCCAGCGACATACTCTGATGCCGGAGGTTCAGCCGTGAAGTGTCAGAAGCAACTTTCATGTGCGATATCCCTGGTGGGTAGGGGGTCCCATTCGTTGATCAACCTGAATGCCAGCGAGCGAATATGTTGGACGCTATGGGGAGTGTTGCTGATGTCAGCAGCGCTGGCACGACCCTATCTGTCCATCGATGAAACTCGCTATGTCTCGGTGGCATGGGAGATGTGGCATGCCGGCAGCGGGTTCGTCTCGACCATGAACGGGGCGGCCTACGCTGACAAGCCGGTACTGTTGTTCTGGTTGGTTCACGCCGGATGGGTGGTCTTCGGAGTCAATGATGTCTGGCCAAGATTGGTGATGCCGCTGGTCAGTCTGCTGGGTATCTGGCAGATAGGGCGTGTCGCCCGCACCCTGAGGCCGGCCACTGGCCTGGCCGATGCCGAACGGCAGAGACATGAGCTTTGGGTACGCATGGTGCGTTTGATGCTCGCCGGTTGTCTGATGTGGGTGCTCTATAGCCAGGCCTTGATGTTCGATGTGCTGTTGACGACGTGTCTACTGGGCGCGTTGCGGCCCTGGTGTACACCACAGGGAGGGCAGCCGTTCAGTCTGAGCGTCGTGCTCGAGAGTGGTGTGTGGCTGGGGTTGGCCTTGCTGGCCAAAGGGCCGGTCGCACTCTTGTGGTTTCTGTTGGTGGTCGGCTCGCGCCCCTGGTGGACGCAAGCACAAGCCCGCGAGGTGTGGGGCTGTGAGTGGCGCGGTTGGGTGTTGAGCCTGCTGCTGGGCATCGCGGTGTTGTGCATCTGGTTGCTTCCCGCCGTCATCACTGGTCCTCCCGACTATGTCGAGGATCTGCTTTGGGGCCAGACGGCAAGCCGCGTCATCTCCGCGCAGGATCATGCTCGACCGCCATGGTGGTATCTACCGTGGCTGGCGGTGTTGATCTTCCCGCTCAGCTTGCGCCCGCGATTGCTGATCGAGGGGTTTCTGGCCTCGGTTGCTCGGCGGCCAACGTCAGAGCAACCCTTGCTGAAGCTGGGACGCTTCTGGGCACTGGGCGGACTGCTGGTCTTTTCACTTATCTCCGGCAAGCAAGTGCATTATCTGATGCCGCTACTGGTACCGGTGAGTCTGCTGCTGGCCTGGGCTGCTCTGCGCCAGCCTCCGGCTCGCACATCGCTGAAACTGCTGGCGATGATCAGCGGTGGCCTGGGACTGACAAGCCTGGCGTTGGCGGTCATCGTCATGCCCGCAGGCTGGCTGGCTGATGCCTCATTTCTGCCGACCCATGCAGCGCTGGTGGCTTCGGGCAACGCAAGCCTTGCGTGTCTCATGGCGGGAGCTAGCTTGCTGGCCTTGATGGTATGGCTATGGCCTTCCGTGGATGAGGCGAGACGCTCCATCACGGCTCAAACACCTGCCGCTGAGTCACTGGGCAATAGCGCGCTGAATGCTCAGCGGCGACTGGCGCTGGGCAGCGTGTTGCTGGTGACCTGCTTGCTGGCCCTGACATTACGTCCGTTATGGCCACGTCTGGATCAGACTGCCCTGGCTCAATGGGTTCAGCACCATCAACAGGAGGGCCAGGAGGTGGCCGTCGTTGGCTGGGACTATCAGGCAACCTGGCAGTTTCTGGGGCGACTGACCCAACCGCTGAAGCAATTGAAGCGCGATTCGAGTCAGCTGAATTCCTGGCAGGCAGCGCATCCCGATGGCTGGTTGATAATCGAGGCTGACAAATGTCTGCGTCTACCCGACACGCCAGGCCCTCTGGCCGGCATGCGTGATTGGTGTCAGGCGGCAGTAGACGATGGAGACAATGCCACGCCGGTCTTTCGTCAGGGACGCCACCGATTATTGACGGTACCCGCAGCGGCATTGGGCGGCCCCTCATCAGCACCAACGGCGTTGGTCATGACCGTTCAGGAGAAACGATGAGCATGAAGATACTGGTAACTGGGGCTGCAGGTTTCATTGGTGCTGCTCTGTGTGAGCGACTCTTGAAGGAAGGCCTGCAGGTCGTCGGTCTCGACAATCTCAACCCCTACTATCCGTTGGCGCTGAAGCAGCACCGCCTGACACGTCTCGAAGCACTTGCCGGGCAGTGCGTTGCTGCCCCCGGGAATGCACGCCGGTTGGGCAGCTTTCGCTTCGTCAAGCTGGATCTTGTCGAACGTGAGACGCTTCGCACATTGATGCAGGAGGAGGAGTTTGATGTCGTCGTCAATCTGGCGGCCCAGGCTGGGGTGCGCCACTCCATCGCTCAGCCTTTTGATTATGTCGACAGCAACCTGGTCGGCTTCGTCAATCTTCTTGAGGCTTGTCGTGACACGGCCCCGAGCCATTTGCTCTATGCTTCCAGCAGTTCCGTTTACGGGGATGATACCCGTCAGCCTCTGCAGGAATCCCAGGCGGGTGTACGCCCGCTCTCGCTGTACGCTGCTACGAAGCGCTCAAATGAATTGATGGCTTACAGCTACGCGCATCTCTATGGTTTACCGGTGACAGGGCTACGCTTCTTTACCGTGTATGGTGCCCGCGGGCGCCCGGACATGGCGCCACTTCGTTTCGCACGCAAGCTGCTGGCCGACGAGGTGATCGATGTCTACAACCATGGACAGATGGCACGTGATTTCACCCATGTCAGTGATATCGTGGAGGGCATCTACCGACTTATGCACCTGCCGCCGACGCAGGAAGTGAATGCCGCTCCCTCGCGTGTCCTGAACCTCGGGCGTGGTGAGCCCATCGCTTTGGGGAACTTCATCAATGGCCTCGAGGCAGCGCTGGGTGTCCCGGCTCGCAAGCGTCTGCTGCCGATGCAGCCAGGGGATGTCGAGCGTACCTGGGCAGATACCTCGACACTCGAGACGCTGACCGGCTTTCGCCCCAGTGTCAGTCTTGCCACAGGGCTTGAGGAGTTGGCTGAGTGGGCGCAACAGTATCCGTCATTGCTGAGAGAAACCGATGATGAGCAATCGCCCCGGGTGAGATGTCCTGATGAAGCAGGCGTCGCTGCAGGTGGACATTCTGGACGCATGACAAAGGCCGGCATGTCCGCCATGACGGCCTTGGCCTTCAGTAGTGGAACTCTCTTGAAGGCCTGAGTGGGATTCAGCGGCTGTATATCTGAGGTCAGGTCGAGAAGCGTCCACCCCTACAACGCAAGGAGCCCCGCCAGTGAACTGGCGGGGCTCCTTGTATCTTGCCTGTCAGCCGCTATCAGCAGCGACCCTCGCAATTGGCAGGCTTGTCGTTGGCGATGCGCCAGTCTTCCTCGTTGGCCAGCGTGGCCAGCGGCGACAGCATCGAGAAGTCGAACTCGGTGAGGCAGGTACCGCGTTGTACGCGCTTGGGCCAGTCATGATTGGCCAGCGCCGAGCGACCGATGGCGACCAGGTCCGCGTGCTGCAGGGCGGCCTGGGCCTTCGCGACGCTGGCGACATTGCCATTGGTGATCAGCGTGATGTCTGACTCCAGTGCCTTGCGTGATTGGTCGGCAAGCGCCGTCAGGCTGAGGCTGCGCTCACGCTCGTCGTCTGCCTCGGGGAAGGCGGGGGCATCGACATCACTGCCGGTCAGGTGCAGGAAATCCAGCCCAGCTTCCATTAGCTTGGCGAGGCGCTCGCGGGCCTCGTCAGGGCCGCCCTGCCAGGTGAGCTCAGGCTCGGTCACGGTGCCCTGGGAGAGGCGCATGCCGATGACGAAGTCGGCGCCGACCGCCTCACGCACGCTGCGGATGACCGCCAGTGGGAAGGCCAGACGTGCGATGGCGTCGCCGCCCCAGGCATCGTCACGCTGATTGAAGCGCTCACTGATGAACTGGTGGATCAGGTAGCCGTTGGCACCATGCAGCTCGATACCATCGAAGCCGGCTTCCTTGGCGCGACGGGCGCTGGTGGCAAAGCCGGCGATCGCGTCATGGATTTCCGCTTCGCTGATCTCGCGGGCCAGCGGGAAGGGGCCGGAGCCACCGTAGAAGCTGAGCATCTCGCCACTGGCGCGGCTCTCGGAGGGGGCGACGACCTCGTCCTTGAAGCGGTTGTGCTGGGTCTGGGCGCCGGCATGCATCAGCTGGGCGATGAGGCGCCCACCTTGTTGATGCACGGCGTCGACCACCGGGCGCCAGCTGTCCTGCTGCGCCTGGTTGGCCAGCCCCGGCTGGTTGGCGTAGCCCTGGCTGAAGGCTTCATCGGTGTAGATGCCTTCGGTGATCAGCAGCGAGAAGTTGCCCCGCGCAAAATCGCGATAGTAATCGACCATGTCAAAGTGCACCTGGCCGTCATCCTGCGCGCTGGTGCGCGTCATCGGGGCGAGCACCAGGCGATTGTCGAGCTCCAGCCCGGCGAAGGCATGGGGGGTGAACAGTGCGGTGGTGTCTGTCATCTAGTACGTCTCCCGCGGAAAGCATTCCGCTGTCGTATCCGGTCGTAGGCCCTGAGCAACTGCGTGCACGAAGAGGTGAAGATCGACGCAGTGCGGTGGCCTGAATGAATGATCGACGGATCATCTGTATGCCCTATATCGTGCCTGCCGCACCTGGGGGTCACAAGCCGGAACGCTGGAAGGAGAGTGTTGTCGTTTTGACAACCTGTGCATGTAATTGACTGAATTTGCGAGATTTTTTCTCAAACAATTCAGGGTTGCTGCATGAAGTGGCAACGCAGTGCTGCTTTCCATGCACATAAGCATATGCGCGCAACGACGCAGGCCCCGCTACCGTGGGTTGCGGGGCCTGCGTCTTGAGCGCCAATCGTGCCTATGGCGAGTGCTCCGTGCTGATGATCACTTGCCGTCGCACTGGGCGTTCTGCTTGCTGCTACCGGAGGGCGGGCAGCCGAACCAGTTCTCGGTCGGCTTGGCCTGGCCCGTGTTGGCGTGGCGGCCGCCCTGGCTGCCGATCTTGCCGCCATCGAGGCTTTTCTGTACCTGGTGCGTGGCGTTGTCCTTGGCTTGCTGCCGTGCCTCGGGCTGTTCGTTCTGTTGATAGTGCGCGCCGTTGTCAGCTGCGCCGTCTGCGGTGCGCTTCGAGTGGCTGGGCGTTGGCTGGCCCTGCGAGGAATGCTGGGAAGAGGCCGCGCCGCTGGTCCCTGTCTCGGTGTTCATCTCGTCGAAGGCCTGAGCCGGGGAGAGGCCCAGCAGGCCCAGCATCACTGCGGCGGCGCCGATGCCACGGCGCAGGCGGGTGCTCGCGGTAGGTCGCTTGCCTAAGAGCAGATCAGTGCGCAGGCGATGGAGAGAGGCATTGTCGTCAGTGATGGCTGTCGAGGTTCTGTAGAACATGATGAGGGGACTCCTTGCGGGTCTGGCTGCCGGTGTCGGCAGCCGCGCGGGTGAGGGATTCACCGGCGACGCATGAGGTGTCGGCAATGCTGCGCTCTCTTGCGAGTGCGCGCTGCCAGACATGAGAGGATGATGTGAGTGACTGTAACTCGGCGTTGCGCGCCGGGTAATCGATGGAACAGTTATCGGGGCATACCAAGGGAATTCAACTCTTGTTCAATAATTGGCCGTGGCGACGGGCGCACTCGTCGGGGTGGGTGGCATGTCTTGCTCACTCGAGTGAGGCGCAGCCGGCACGCGATCGATCAGACACTTGTGATGGCAAAAGGGCAGACGCCCCTTGAAGTCATGGCGTGCCATGACAATGTGGGAGGGACAGGGCAACGGCCCTGAGTGTTCACCCAGTCAAGGAGACAGGCATGACGATCAAGAAAACCGGTTCCGCGCATTGGGAAGGTAGCGTCAAGCAGGGTAAAGGCACTGTCAGCAGTGAAAGTGGTGCGCTCAAGGATCAGCCTTACGGCTTCAATACGCGCTTTGAAGATGGCGCTGGCACCAACCCCGAAGAGCTGATCGGGGCGGCCCACGCCAGCTGCTTCTCGATGGCACTCTCGATGATGCTGGGCGAGGCGGGGCATGAGCCCAAGGCCATCGATACCACCGCCACCGTCCATCTGGACAAGGAAGACAGCGGCTTCAGCGTGACGAAGATAGCCCTGGTGACCAAGGCCGATGTGCCGGGCATCAGCGAGGCAGATTTCCAGTCCACCGCCGAGAAGGCCAAGGGCGGCTGCCCGATCTCCAAGTTGTTCACCGCCGAGATCTCGCTGGAAGCCTCGCTGGTCAACTGAGGCGTCGCCTGCAGGCGAGCCGTTGCAGATGAACAGCCCTCAGGCGCTGATCACGACGACAATGACTCGCGTGACCGCAGGCATCATCTCTGCGATGCGAGCATGAAAAACCGCCCCTCGGGGCGGTTTTTTCGTTGTGCGCGCGGTGAGCTTTCCCAGCGCGTGTACTAGCGCTTGTCTGAGCCGCTTTCAGAACCGTTTGCTGACTCGCTTTCTGCCCCCTTGCCTGACCTCCTGTCTGGGCTCATTTCCATTGCCTCATCCTCGCTGATCTCGCCGGCATGCTGCATGGCATTGCGGCGCGACTGCAGCCGCGTCAGTGGCTTGCGATCCGGCGTGCAATACCAGCGAATGTTCTCGCGTGAGCATTGCTCCAGCTCGGCGATCACCTGGGCGCCGAGCAGCAGGATCACGGCGCCGATCTCCAGCCCCAGCAGCAGCACGATCAGCGTCGCCAGCGAGCCGTAGACGGCACCGACGAAGGACAGGTGGGTGAAGTACCAGCTCAAGGCGAGGCGTGTCAGCTCCCACAGGGTGGCCGCGACCAGACCCCCGACCAGCGCGCGGCGGGTCGAGACGCGGGTCTGGGGCAGTATCTTGTAGATGGCGCTGAACAGCCCGAACATGCCAACGATGCTGATCAGATAGATCACCTCGCTGCCGGCATCGCCCAGGGTCAGCTCGATGCCGGTCAGCAGCGTCAGGGCATCATTCATCGCCGAGGCCAGCGCCACCAGCAGGGTCAGCGCCAGCAGGCCCGCGCCCAGCACCATCACGAAGGCGTAGGGCAGCAGGGCGGAAATCCACGCGCTGCGCTTACGAATCACTGGATGCTGATGGAAGATCAGCGCAATGGCGTCTTCCAGCATGCGAAAGGCCAGCCCGGCGAAGAACAGCAAGCCGCCCATGCCGATCCAGCTGATCACCTCGCGATTGGCCAGCAGCTTGCGCACCGCGTCCAGCAGGATATCTTCCTGGCCCGGCCCCAGATGCTGGACCTGAATGGCGATGATGCTCATCAGGCGAGTTTCATCCACCAGGTGCGTCAGCAGCACGCAGAGCAAGGCGAACAGCGGCACGCTGGACAGCAGGATGTTGTAACCGACGCCCCCGGCCAGCAGCACGCCACGGTTGGCGATGAACTGTCCGATGACGCGCAGGGCGAAGGCCAGCAGGCGCGGCAGAAAGCGCAACAGGCGGCTGCTCACGGAGTCTGCAGCAGGGTCTGGCATGGCTGGGCATCCTCGCGTTGGTTCGTGATGTCGGTTCAAGGGGGATATCAGCCGCGCTGCCGAGCGCGATGCTGGAAGAACGTCGAGGCGGTATAGAGCGCCAGACCGCTCCAGATCAGCACGAAAGTGATCAGCATCGTCGGATGCAGGGTTTCCTTGAAGATCAGCAGCGCGATCAGAAACTGCATGGTCGGGTTGATGTACATCAGAAAGCCCACCGTGGCGAGTCGCAGGCGACGCGCCGCACCGGCAAAGGCGAGCAGCGGCAGCGCGGTGAGCACGCCGCTGGACATCATCAGCACGCTGGCGGGTAGTTCAAGCGGGCCGACATCGCTGGCCGTGAAGTGCGATTCGCCCGAGAACCACTGGCCGCCGATCAGCAGTAGCGCGAGTGGCGCGAGCATCATCGTCTCGACCAGCAGGCCCGACAGGCCATCCAGCGCGATGCGCTTTCTGAGCAGCCCGTAGGTGCCGAAGGTCACAGCCAGCGAGAGCGTGATCCACGGCAGTTCCGTCAGGCCGACCAGCTGCAGGCTCAGGCCGAGGATGGCCAGCCCCAGCGCGAACAGCTGCACGCGCGACAGGCGTTCCTTCAGGAACAGCATGCCCAGCCCGACATTGACCAGCGGCGTCATGAAGTAACCCAAGCTTGCCTGCAGTACCTCATGCACCTCTACCGCGTGGATGTAGATGCCCCAGTTGAGCGCGATCAGGATCGAGCAGGCCAGCACAGGCACAAGCTTGCGGGGTTCGGCGAAGGCAGCGCGCACCGGTGACCAGCGCCGGATGACGCTGATCAGCAGCACCATGAACACGCAGCTCCACAGGATGCGGTGCAGCAGCACTTCCCAGGCGGGAATGCCCTCGAACAGCGCGAAGTAGAGCGGAAAACAGCCCCACATCACATAGGCGCCCAGTCCGAAGCCGACGCCCTTGGCGCTCTCGCGGCGTGCCTTGGCCAGACTCTCGACAGAGGGGCTTGTCTGCTCCCGCCTCATGCGGAGTCGCTCGAACCATCCTGCGCCAGCGGTTTGCCTGCGATCTGCGCCAGCGGTTTACCTGCGATGTAGTAGCCCGACGGTTCAAGCGCGATGAAGAAGCTTTCGGCCTCTGGGTAGCCGGCCTCGTTCATGGCCTGCGCGATGGACTGGGCGCACAGATCGCGCACCTGTTTGCCACGTTCGAACCACAGCACCTCGACGAAGGGGAAGGCATCGACGAGCTGACCATCGAACACATACTGGGTGGTGATGCACTCCAGCGTGAATTCGTCGCGCGCGGTGGCGGTCGCTTCGCTCAGCTGATCGATCAGTGCGCGCGAGACAGGGGCAAGACGGGCAGGCGTGACACCGTGGAAGCGAAGCTGAGGCATGAAGCTCTCCTGTGAGTCGGGATGGGGAGGGGGCGAGCAAGCTCGCGGTGAACTGACGCCGCCGCAACCTGGTGTGGTGGCCTTGCGTTCATCGCCAATATATCACTGGCTTCTGATGCTCACACCCGCCGCCAGGGATTCGTGTGCGTGATGAGCGCTACGGCGATGACAGATCATGCTTTGCCTCTCACATCTGATCGCCACAGACGGTAGAATGAGCGCTTTCAAGGCGTGGCATGACCAGTGGCAGGGTGGGCAAGGCTCACGCCGACGCGCATCCGCCGGTCGCCACTCAAGCGCCCATTCAGTCAGCAGGGAGGCACGACGACCATGACGACACAGCCACAGGCGACTTCCCCACAAGCGAGTGCTGGCGATGCCTCGCGAGGGGCGACATTGC comes from bacterium Scap17 and encodes:
- the rlmF gene encoding 23S rRNA (adenine(1618)-N(6))-methyltransferase RlmF, which codes for MSSSSRRPRGASFAKSGASSRHDSADRRQQGTAAGRRDPAAREKSSAAKAPSNKSPSIKVIPARKGQLHPRNPHRGRYDMAALVKASPALAAFVIKTPAGSESIDFADPVAVKALNRALLSRHYGIAHWDIPAGYLCPPIPGRADYLHYLADLISEANGGQLPAGEHVRALDIGTGANLIYPLLGNRSFGWQMVGSDISVQAIDSARAIVSANLRLKGQIEVRLQTDRTRHFAGIWGADERFDLVLCNPPFHASEADMARESQRKWRGLDKSRQQRGNGPRKSGSRNAPALNFAGQAAELWCPGGEEVFVTRMIQESRNVASQCLWFTSLVAHSASLTGIRKALKRSGASEVRVIEMSQGQKVSRFVAWSYLTPDQRRQWGRDHWQGK
- a CDS encoding glycosyltransferase family 2 protein is translated as MTSPGPDHPLAQGEEPLCGGVSVLIPARDERDNLPSLIAEVHEALAGQRYEIIVVDDGSSDGSWSWLKQAAQEDSRLRPYHHGTSFGQSTSLWQAARLARGRWLATLDGDGQNDPADLPDMLSLATLEKLDLVAGHRTQRRDDAVKRVSSRLANAIRQALLHDDTPDTGCGIKVMRRDVFLRLPYFDHMHRFLPALVRAQGGKVQSLAVRHRERVAGVSKYGFFDRLWVGIADIVGVMWLVRRSRLPSPLENIFGHAASEAIDHGSLPLVGTHVSTPSASAPTSLFDSPSRYQADGHDAAAGDSNPDQADVARGAC
- a CDS encoding NAD-dependent epimerase/dehydratase family protein, encoding MKILVTGAAGFIGAALCERLLKEGLQVVGLDNLNPYYPLALKQHRLTRLEALAGQCVAAPGNARRLGSFRFVKLDLVERETLRTLMQEEEFDVVVNLAAQAGVRHSIAQPFDYVDSNLVGFVNLLEACRDTAPSHLLYASSSSVYGDDTRQPLQESQAGVRPLSLYAATKRSNELMAYSYAHLYGLPVTGLRFFTVYGARGRPDMAPLRFARKLLADEVIDVYNHGQMARDFTHVSDIVEGIYRLMHLPPTQEVNAAPSRVLNLGRGEPIALGNFINGLEAALGVPARKRLLPMQPGDVERTWADTSTLETLTGFRPSVSLATGLEELAEWAQQYPSLLRETDDEQSPRVRCPDEAGVAAGGHSGRMTKAGMSAMTALAFSSGTLLKA
- a CDS encoding NADH:flavin oxidoreductase, with protein sequence MTDTTALFTPHAFAGLELDNRLVLAPMTRTSAQDDGQVHFDMVDYYRDFARGNFSLLITEGIYTDEAFSQGYANQPGLANQAQQDSWRPVVDAVHQQGGRLIAQLMHAGAQTQHNRFKDEVVAPSESRASGEMLSFYGGSGPFPLAREISEAEIHDAIAGFATSARRAKEAGFDGIELHGANGYLIHQFISERFNQRDDAWGGDAIARLAFPLAVIRSVREAVGADFVIGMRLSQGTVTEPELTWQGGPDEARERLAKLMEAGLDFLHLTGSDVDAPAFPEADDERERSLSLTALADQSRKALESDITLITNGNVASVAKAQAALQHADLVAIGRSALANHDWPKRVQRGTCLTEFDFSMLSPLATLANEEDWRIANDKPANCEGRC
- a CDS encoding OsmC family protein, which gives rise to MTIKKTGSAHWEGSVKQGKGTVSSESGALKDQPYGFNTRFEDGAGTNPEELIGAAHASCFSMALSMMLGEAGHEPKAIDTTATVHLDKEDSGFSVTKIALVTKADVPGISEADFQSTAEKAKGGCPISKLFTAEISLEASLVN